The DNA region ACGCGCGCCAGTAGTCGAGGTGCCGGTCCGTGGTGGTGGTCCGGCCGAGGTTGCCGACCAGCTCGTCCGTGTACTGCACGAGGTAGCCGACGGTCTCGCCCAGGTAGCCGCTGCTGATCCCGGTGCGGCCCGCGTGTTCCAGTTCCCAGACGTGGGTCTCGATCTCCCGCATCGGCTGCTGGAGTGTGGCGAAGGTCTCGTGGCCGATGTCGCTCAGCACGTCCATGTAGATGTGGGGGTCCGCGCCGTCGGCGGCGTCCTCGTCGGGCATCAGCATGGCCTGGGCGGCGTGGATGAGCTCGTGGCGCAGCGTGCTGTGGATCTCGGCGGGGCCGTAGTCGTCGAACAGGTTCCGGTACAGCGCCATGGTGACCCGGTCGCCCGAGGTGCCCGTGCTGGTCAGGGCCATGGGCTTGCCCGCCCCCTGGCGGGAGTGCTTGTAGCTGAGGACGAGGTTCTTGTCGGCCAGGGCGGTCTGCAGCTCGGGATGATCGGGCGTGACCGGCAGCTGGGCGAGGACGTACCGCAGCAGCGTGTCCAGCGCCGCCTGGCGCACGGCTTTCGAGTCCGTTCCGCTCTCGGCCTTCGCCTGCTGCAGTTGTTCGACCAGGGCGGCGGGCAGTTCGGGAACCGCCTGTGACGGGGTGTCGGCCTCGGGGAGGTCGTCGGACGCGGCGCGCTGCAGGGCGTCGGCGGCCGTGGAATGCGCCGAACGCTGCTGCGGCACGGTGTGGCCGCGCTCCTCGGGCGACTCGGGCGAGCGGACGGGCCCGGTCATGACCCGCTGCGCGGTGGCCTGCGCCTCGCGCTCGAACCGGTCCGAGGGGTCGCTGATCCGCAGGCCGCTCCCGTTGTCGGTGCCGGCCACGGGGCCGTGCCGCTGCTGGATGACGTGGGTCAGCTCGTGGGCGAGGGTGTGTTTGTCGCCGCCGCCCTCGCCGATGACGACGTGGTTACCGGAGGTGTAGGCGCGGGCGCCGACCTCGGCCGCGGAGGCACGGGCCGCCGGACCGTCGTGGACCCGGACGTCGGAGAAGTCGGCGCCCAGGCGGGCCTCCATCTCCGTGCGGGTCGCCTCCTTCAGGGGGCGGCCCGCGGTGCGCAGGACGTCGTCGACGGTGGAGCGCTGGACGGCGGCGAGCGGCCCGGATGCCTGGTGCTCTGTGAGGTGGCCGCCCCGGTGCAGCATCTGGACGACGGCGGCGTTGCCCACGCTGGTCTGCAGGGCGAGCAGCCGGTGGGCGGGCGCCCGGCCGGCCCGGGCAGTGCGGTCGGCGACCGTGTCCCGGTTGTCACGGTGCCGCTCGCCGTCACGTGTGCGCATGGGTGTGCCCCCCCGGATTCTGCTGACGCTCCATGGTCATCCGGCGGGGCGGTGGAACGGAAGGGCTCCGAGGGCAGCGGTGCGTGCCCGTCCGGGCAGTTCGGACGGGCTCTCGTAGCGGCTTTCAGCTCCGGACTGATGGATCCGCTCGGCCGGAGGCCGCGTGAACGCGGGGCCGGGAGTGGGAAGTCGACCCGGCCGACTTCCCACTCCGCGGGGAGTCAGAGGCGCTTGAGGATCCAGTCGGCGAGGGCGCCGGAGACGTGGCCGTGGTCGGTGTTCTCGGTGTCGAAGGCGACCTCGCCGGCCGGCAGCGGATGGCCGACGCCGTCGCCGCGGCCGTTGGAGACGCCGAGCTTGCGGGGGCGGCGCGGCAAGTTGCCGAGACCTTCGAGGTCGGGCCCGAACTCCCTGCGCAGCTCGCTGGCGGTGGCGACCTCGCCGGAGTACTTGGCGTCCGGCACCCAGGCCCGGAGCAGCTGCTGGGCGGCGGGGCCGCGGAGCAGCCTCCCCGTGCGCGAACTGAAGAGCCACATGGCCCCCTCCCAGGCCGCCCGCGTCACCGAAGCCCTCGCCGGCCACACCCTGCCCGCCCTCCTCCACGGCCAGCGCCCCGACTGAGAAGACCTGTCATCCGTCCGCCACTACGGGACTACGGGACGTTCCAGGCGGAGACGACCGGCCGCCCGTGCTCGACGGCCAGGACGCTGAGGCTGCCCGGGTGCGGGTGGCCGAGCAGGCCGGCGGCGGACGCGTCGAGCCCGAGCCAGCGCACGGCGAGCACCCGCGCCAGGTGGCCGTGGGCGACCACGGCGACATCGCCCTCGCCGAGCAGCGGCCGGATCAGCTCCAGCGCCGCGTCCGTGCGCGCGCCCACCTGCTGGAGCTGCTCGCCGGGGTGGGCGGCGTCGCCGGGGACGACACCGTCGCGCCACAGGTCCCAGTCGGGCCTGGTCGCCTGGATCTGTTCGGCGGTCAGGCCCTCGTAGCCCCCGTAGTCCCACTCCACCAGGTCCGGCAGGGGCTGGACGCCGGTCAGGCCGGCGAGCTCGGCCGTCCGCATCGCCCGGCTGAGCGGGCTGCTGAACACCGCGACCGGGCGACGCTGCGCCAGCCTCGGTGCAAGCGCCCTGGCCGCGGCCTCACCCGCATCGGTCAGCGCGACGTCCGTGCGGCCCGCGTGCCGGCCCGAAACGCTCCACTCGGTCTGGCCGTGCCGGACCACTATCAGCTCTCCCATGGCTGGGCACGATATCTGATCACCAGTCGATCGGCCCCCGGGAGGCCGCTTCGCCGGCTCAGCGGGTGAAGCCGCCGCCGAGATAGCGGTAGTCCGGGTCGTCGGCGGCAAGTTCGCCCAGCTTCGCGATCAGCTCCTGCGCGAACTCCTCGGCGTCGTCCTGCGGCTGGTAACCGAGCGCCCGGGCCGTCGAAAGGTCCCACCAGGCGCGGGTGTTGGCGGAGATGCCGAAGGCGACGGTGTGGCCGGTGACCGGGCCGGTGAGGGCGGCGTGGACGAGGCGGGCGCAGTCGCCGGGGCTGAGCCAGGTGGCGAGTGCCCGGATGGTGCGCGGTTCGGCGGTGAAGGAGCCGATCCGCAGCGAGACCGTCTCCATCCCGTGCCGGTCGGCGTACAGCGAGGCCAGGTTCTCGCCGAAGCACTTGGACAGCCCGTAGTAGGTGTCGGGCCGCTGCGGGGTGTCCACCGGCACGACGGCGCCGTCGGCGGGCCGCTCGGTGAAGCCCACCGCGTGGTTGCTGCTGGCGTTGACGATCCGCCGCACCCCCGCCGCCCGGGCGGCGTCGTAGAGCCGGTAGGTGCCGTCGATGTTGGCGGCCAGGATGTCGGCGAACGGCGCCTCACCCGGGATCCCGGCCATGTGCACCACGGCGTCGACACCGTCCATCGCCGCCGCCAGCGCCCCGGCGTCCCGCAGGTCGGCGGTGATCGCGTCGGGGTCGCCGGGCACCGGCAGGCGGTCGAAACAGCGCAGCCGGTACCCGTAGGCGGGCAGCAGCTCCCGCAGGCAGCTGCCGATCCGGCCGGCGGCACCGGTGAGCAGGACAAGACGGGGCTGGTTCGCCATCTGCGTGGCTCCTCGATTCGACGATCCGCGACTGTACCTGACAGCACGCCATGACTCCGCGTGCCGGCTCTGAACCGCCGCAGCGAAGTCCACCAGCCTCCCCGGACCCGGACTTCTTCGGCGGCCGCACAGCGTCGGCGGGGCGTCACGGCCCGATGGCGAGGAACTGGCGGGCGCCGCGCAGCCTGGTTCGGAGCCGGCCCTGGGTGGCGCGGCTGTCGAGGCGCACGTCGAGCGCCCCGGGAAGGGCGCTGTCGGCCCGCAGGCCGCTGGGAAGCCGGGAAGCGTCGAGCCCGTCGCGCCGGGCGATCAGCACGCCGAGTTCGTGGCGGCTCACGGCATCGGCTCCTGCCAGGTGGTGGACGCCGGACAGGTCGCCCAACGCGAGTTCCAGCAGGCCGGCGGCCAGGTCGGCGACGTGGATCGGGCAGCGGATGTCGTCGGTGAACAGCGCACCGCTTCGGGCGCCGGCCGCGAGGTCGTGCACCGCGCGTACGTGCTCCGAGCGCCGGTCGCCGATGATCAGGGAGGTGCGGGCGACGACCGCGTCCGGGCACACGAGGCGAACCCCCGTTTCCGCCGCCGCCTTCGCCGCGCCGTAGGGGGTGAGCGGGTCGGGCAGGCACGATTCGTCGTAGTGGACGCGGGCGCCGGAGAACACCGCGTCGCTGGAGACGTGGACCAGGCGGCTGCCGTACCGCGCAGCCGCCATCGCCAGGCGCACCGGTCCCTCGGCCGTGACCGCCCAATCGGCGCCGCCGCTGGTCGCGTTGACGACCACGCGTGGTTCCACCTCGGCCATGACCGCCTCGATCCGGCCGGGGTCCCGCAGATCGAGCCGATGCCACGGGACCCCCGCAGTGCCTCCGGGGACGGTGGCGAACGTCGCGGCAGCCGCGTAGCCCGCCACTGCTGCCTGACGGACCAACTCAGCACCCAGGAACCCGCTGCCGCCGACGATCAGGATGGCCATGACACGACACAGTAGATCAGTACAGGGCATCCCCCATGGGCGAGTCCTCGCCCGTCACGTACGCGCGGATCGAGGCCAGGTACTCGGCGCGGTGGACGCGCCCGTCACCGTCGGCGTCCAGGGCGTCGAACGCCGCGTCGGCGTTGCTCGCCCGGTTGTTCAGGGCCTGGCGCAGCGCCGTGAACTGCGCGCGGTCGAGGGCGCCGTCCTGATCGGCGTCCGCGAGGTCGAACAGGGCGCCCAGGGCGTAGCGGCAGACGTTGTCGAACTTGTCGGCGTCCACCCAGGCGACGTACTCCTCGTAGGTCATCACGCCGTCGCCGTTGGCGTCCATCGCCGCCCAGGCCCGTTCGCCCGTGGTGCGTGCGGCGATGACCAGGGGGTCGTCGTGGTCGCGTCCGGTGGCCTGGCGGGCGCGTTCGATGCGGACGAAGTAGTCGTGCCGGGAGGCGACTCCGTCCCCGTCGGTGTCCAGCATCGCGTAGACGCGGCCCTTCGGGGTGGTGAGGGCGGGGGCGTCGGGCAGAGACATGTCGGGTCTTCCTTCGGATACGGGGGCGTCGGGCCGGTCAGTGGGTGAGGCGCAGTACGAGGGTGGAGTCGAGGGTGGTCTCGCCGGCCGGGGTACCGCAGCCGGCGCCGGAGCTGGTGCCCACCGCGGTGAGGGCATCGCCCGCGAAGCGCGCGCTGTCGGCGGTGACGGTGCCGGAGACGACCAGTGAGGCGGTGCCGTTGACCTTCACCACGTCGGTCTTGTCGAACCGCAGGGTGGAGGTGGTGAGGTCGGCCCAGTGGACGGTCGTCGTGGAGGTGTCCCCGTGTTCGTCGCCGGTGCACTCGGCGGCGGGCATCGTGACCGTCCGCTCGAACGTGCCGGCGGCCAGCGGCGCGTCGGCGGCGTCCACACAGTTCACGGTGCCGGTCATGGCCAGGGTGTCGGGCAGGGGCAGGTCGGTGCCGCCCGGGCCGACGGCGTTGGCGAAGACGCCGTGGGCGTTCAGCACGCAGGTGGCATCCGTGGTGGGCGCGGCGGAGGCGGTGGGCCCGGAGCCGGCCGGGGCCGAGGCGCCGGTGAGCAGCGGCACCATGGCCAGCAGCGAGACGGCGGCGGCGAGCGAGGCGCCGCGGACGGAGATCTTCATCCGGTGTTCTCCCATGGGGGTTCCGGTCTTCGAGCAGGATGCGCGCGGGACGGCGGGCCCGGCCGCCACGGCGGTCATCCCGCGGCCCGGCGGCCGCGCTGCGCCCATGATCGGCGGCATCGCCCCCGGTGGCCGGCCGACTCGCCAGGCACCGGAGGAGGAACGGATCAGGACGCCTCGGTGACCAACCAGTCCGCCGAGGGCGTGGTGCCGTCGGGCCGGGCGCCGAGGTCGCCGGCCTGGGTCTCGACCAGGTAGAGGTCGTCGTCACTGAGGTCCGACCCGGATCTGAACCGGCAGTGGCCGCCGCCCGTGACGCTCCACGCAGCCTCGGTCACCCGGCACTGCCCGTAGTTGACGATCCAGCTGTCGCCGATGGCCACGCACCCGCGGGTGTCCTTCTCCGGATCGAACGCCGCGAGGTTGATCCACGCGCCCTCCACCCGCAGCTCCCACCGCTGCTCGGGCACCGCCTCGCACGGCTCCAGCCGCACCTGGGCGGTGCCGAAGACGTGGTGCAGGCAGCTGCCGGTACGGGCGTTGCGCAGCGTGTACACGGGCGCCGCCGGCTGCGCCGTCGCGCGGGCGGTGGCCGGGAGCAGGAGCAGGAGGAGGGCGGCGAGGGCGAACGTGGTCGCCGCGCGCCGGGAGGGAACGGGCATGGTGTGACTTTCCGTCGGGGCTCCGCGTGATCCGTTGGTGCAACGATCAACGATCGACACGGAGTCAGGAAACGAACCACCGCCTGCCGGCGCACGCGAAAGCACGGGAAGTCGGCCCGGCCGACTACCCGTGCCGCGCGCCCGCCCGGGGGGCGGACTACTCCTGGGGGGCGAAGGCCCGCCCCACCCGGCCGGGCGCCGCGCCGACACCCGACCAAGATCACCCCAGGCGGGTGGGCGGGGGTCTACAGCACCTCCGCCGGATCGGCGTAGGCGTGCATCCGCACCACCCGGCCCCCACGGACGGTGAACACGTCCGCCACCGTGACGTCCAGCGCGCCGCCATCGGCGAGGACGCCGTACGCGTGGTGGACGACGACGACCTCCCCGCCGCGCCGGTACGCCACCGGCTCCGAGTGCAGCTCGCGCCACATCGCGAACGAGGCACACAGGTACGCGTGCACGGCATCCCGGCCCCGGCGCGCACCCCCGTTGGGGAACTCCTCGGGCTCCACCCATTCCACCTCGGGGTCGAGACCGGCGACGGCGGCATCGATGTCACCCCGGGCGTACGCGGCGTACGCGGCGAGCACGAGCGCGACGTCGGGGTCCGCGGGGTCCGCGGGATCCGCGGGATTGACCGGGTCGGCGGGGGAGGAAGTCATACGAGGGACGCTACCCGGGACACCGCCACCCGGCCGCGCTCGTCACGGGCGGCGCGCCAGGAACACCAGCTCCTTCTCCGGCCGGTCCGGCGCGCCGCGCACCTCCTCCACCGTGAAGCCCGCGGCGGCCAGATCCTCCTCGACCTCCTCCCGCCCCCGGAAACGCACCGTCGAGTCCGAGGTCAGCACCTGCCCGTCCGCGCCGAAGACGTACGTCCACCGGAACGTCACCAGCGGCCCGCACACGCCGGTCAGCTCCACCCAGCTCTCCACCGCACCCACCCCCGGCACCCGCGTCACCCGGCGGGAACGCTCCCGCGTCCACCCCTGCCAGGCCCGCGCGGCCGGATCACGGGTCTCGAACACCAGCCGCCCACCCGGCCGCAACGCCTCGCGCGCGCCCCGCAGCGTCTCCTGCCAGGCCCGCGCACCGGCGATCGCCTGGGCGACGTTCGCCGTCATCGTCACCAGATCGACCCGCAGCGACGGCAGGGCCGCCGCGTCCCCGCAGATCCAGCGCACCCGGTCACCACCCGGCTTGGCCCGGGCGACCTCGATCGACGCCGCGGCCGGATCCACCCCCACCACCTCGATACCGTGCCCGGCCAGCAACAGCGCGAAAACCCCCGTCCCGCAGCCGATGTCCAGCACCCGCCGCGCCCCGAACTCCTCGGCCAGCCGCAGGTAGGCCTCCAGATCACTGCGGTCGGGATCGAGCAGGTCATAGACCGCGGCGAGCCGCGGATGCCCGAAACACTCATCTGCCATGCGACCGAACGTAGACCGGGCCCGGACCGCCCAGCCACCGGATTCCCGGCCGCGACGGCGCTTAACTACCGGTCTGCCGTCGCCAGTTCGAGGGATTGCGGTATCCGCCCCGGCGCCGACGGGATCCTGCGGACAGACCGGCTCAGGCGCGGGTGCAGGTGTGGGTGGTCTTGCTGCTGCCGGCGGTGTGGACGATGGTCAGGGTCGTGCCGTCGTAGGTCACCGCGAGGTTCTCGCTGGTGCTGTCGGTAGAGCCGGGCGGCTGCCAGGGCAGGGTGAGCTGGACGCTGCCGCCCACCGTCGCCGGGACGTTGAGGGCCTCGGGGGCGTGCTCGCGGGACACCGTGCCGGGGCCGTCGACGATGTTCAGCGACAGGTGGCCGCCGCGCAGCAGGAAGTTGCCCCTCCAGGTGGCGGCCTTGCCACTCAGGCCCTCCCAGGCGATCGTCCAGCCGCCGTTGCCGCCGCCGTCGGTCTGGACGGTGACCTTGCCGGGCAGGGTCTTGCCGCGGGAGGTGCTGGTCTTGACGTTCCAGTCGCCGCGCACGAAGGCGTCGAAGGCGCGGTCGGCGACGGTGGGCTTCACGGCGTCGGTGGGCGTGGGGGCGGTGGCGGTGGGGGCCGGGGGAGCGGCCTGCCCGCCGTCACCGCTGCTGCTGCCGGTGCTGCTGGAGCAGGCGGCGACAAGCGCGGACCCGGCACCGATGGCCAGGTAGCGCAGGGCGTTGCGGCGGCCTATGACGCGTGCGGCGGCGCCCAGATGACGGATGCTCACGATGAACTCCCCGTTCGACGTGCGGTTGATCAAGACGGGGAGTCTAGAGGACCGCGCCCCGCGCCCGCCCCCTCCGCTATCCGGTGCTGCGTTTTCGCGGCTCTTGGAGT from Kitasatospora cathayae includes:
- a CDS encoding eCIS core domain-containing protein; its protein translation is MRTRDGERHRDNRDTVADRTARAGRAPAHRLLALQTSVGNAAVVQMLHRGGHLTEHQASGPLAAVQRSTVDDVLRTAGRPLKEATRTEMEARLGADFSDVRVHDGPAARASAAEVGARAYTSGNHVVIGEGGGDKHTLAHELTHVIQQRHGPVAGTDNGSGLRISDPSDRFEREAQATAQRVMTGPVRSPESPEERGHTVPQQRSAHSTAADALQRAASDDLPEADTPSQAVPELPAALVEQLQQAKAESGTDSKAVRQAALDTLLRYVLAQLPVTPDHPELQTALADKNLVLSYKHSRQGAGKPMALTSTGTSGDRVTMALYRNLFDDYGPAEIHSTLRHELIHAAQAMLMPDEDAADGADPHIYMDVLSDIGHETFATLQQPMREIETHVWELEHAGRTGISSGYLGETVGYLVQYTDELVGNLGRTTTTDRHLDYWRAYLENSVAALGRAAATPAVAGHTDQALAGQITGAQQRLQGAIHAREQASASAGKRPGGTGRGSTSTRKRGKTDQ
- a CDS encoding histidine phosphatase family protein, with the protein product MGELIVVRHGQTEWSVSGRHAGRTDVALTDAGEAAARALAPRLAQRRPVAVFSSPLSRAMRTAELAGLTGVQPLPDLVEWDYGGYEGLTAEQIQATRPDWDLWRDGVVPGDAAHPGEQLQQVGARTDAALELIRPLLGEGDVAVVAHGHLARVLAVRWLGLDASAAGLLGHPHPGSLSVLAVEHGRPVVSAWNVP
- a CDS encoding NAD-dependent epimerase/dehydratase family protein, with protein sequence MANQPRLVLLTGAAGRIGSCLRELLPAYGYRLRCFDRLPVPGDPDAITADLRDAGALAAAMDGVDAVVHMAGIPGEAPFADILAANIDGTYRLYDAARAAGVRRIVNASSNHAVGFTERPADGAVVPVDTPQRPDTYYGLSKCFGENLASLYADRHGMETVSLRIGSFTAEPRTIRALATWLSPGDCARLVHAALTGPVTGHTVAFGISANTRAWWDLSTARALGYQPQDDAEEFAQELIAKLGELAADDPDYRYLGGGFTR
- a CDS encoding SDR family oxidoreductase; this translates as MAILIVGGSGFLGAELVRQAAVAGYAAAATFATVPGGTAGVPWHRLDLRDPGRIEAVMAEVEPRVVVNATSGGADWAVTAEGPVRLAMAAARYGSRLVHVSSDAVFSGARVHYDESCLPDPLTPYGAAKAAAETGVRLVCPDAVVARTSLIIGDRRSEHVRAVHDLAAGARSGALFTDDIRCPIHVADLAAGLLELALGDLSGVHHLAGADAVSRHELGVLIARRDGLDASRLPSGLRADSALPGALDVRLDSRATQGRLRTRLRGARQFLAIGP
- a CDS encoding EF-hand domain-containing protein, with the translated sequence MSLPDAPALTTPKGRVYAMLDTDGDGVASRHDYFVRIERARQATGRDHDDPLVIAARTTGERAWAAMDANGDGVMTYEEYVAWVDADKFDNVCRYALGALFDLADADQDGALDRAQFTALRQALNNRASNADAAFDALDADGDGRVHRAEYLASIRAYVTGEDSPMGDALY
- a CDS encoding nuclear transport factor 2 family protein encodes the protein MTSSPADPVNPADPADPADPDVALVLAAYAAYARGDIDAAVAGLDPEVEWVEPEEFPNGGARRGRDAVHAYLCASFAMWRELHSEPVAYRRGGEVVVVHHAYGVLADGGALDVTVADVFTVRGGRVVRMHAYADPAEVL
- a CDS encoding class I SAM-dependent methyltransferase; this encodes MADECFGHPRLAAVYDLLDPDRSDLEAYLRLAEEFGARRVLDIGCGTGVFALLLAGHGIEVVGVDPAAASIEVARAKPGGDRVRWICGDAAALPSLRVDLVTMTANVAQAIAGARAWQETLRGAREALRPGGRLVFETRDPAARAWQGWTRERSRRVTRVPGVGAVESWVELTGVCGPLVTFRWTYVFGADGQVLTSDSTVRFRGREEVEEDLAAAGFTVEEVRGAPDRPEKELVFLARRP